One window from the genome of Rickettsiella endosymbiont of Xylota segnis encodes:
- the rplO gene encoding 50S ribosomal protein L15, translating into MYLNTLKPAPGSKPTAKRVGRGIGSGLGKTCGRGHKGQRARAGGFHKLGFEGGQTPLQRRLPKFGFTSFKSLSLQVLRIDALNTIKADVVDIQVLKNCRLVPALTKEVKFIATGKLERSVTVKGIKLSRGAEALIKAAGGSVEA; encoded by the coding sequence ATGTATCTTAATACATTGAAGCCTGCTCCGGGCTCAAAGCCCACTGCAAAGCGTGTAGGCAGAGGAATAGGTTCTGGTTTAGGAAAAACCTGCGGACGAGGTCATAAAGGACAACGTGCGCGAGCTGGTGGCTTTCATAAACTAGGTTTTGAAGGTGGACAAACCCCTTTACAGCGTCGTTTACCTAAATTCGGATTTACATCTTTTAAATCATTGTCACTACAAGTGCTACGAATTGATGCCTTAAATACAATTAAGGCTGATGTTGTTGACATACAAGTACTTAAAAATTGCCGTTTGGTACCTGCTTTGACAAAAGAGGTTAAATTCATAGCAACAGGTAAACTTGAAAGGTCAGTAACAGTAAAAGGTATAAAGTTAAGTAGGGGAGCAGAGGCTTTAATTAAAGCAGCCGGTGGCAGTGTTGAGGCTTAA
- the rpmD gene encoding 50S ribosomal protein L30: MSEKKLRLTLIRSISGRLPHHTATVLSLGLKRLNQIVEVKDNLPMRGMIDQVAYLLKVEEI; the protein is encoded by the coding sequence ATGTCAGAAAAAAAATTGCGCTTGACTCTTATACGTAGTATCTCGGGTCGTTTACCTCATCATACTGCGACAGTTCTTTCATTGGGTTTAAAGCGGTTAAATCAGATCGTTGAGGTGAAAGATAATTTGCCTATGCGTGGAATGATCGATCAAGTTGCTTATTTACTCAAAGTAGAGGAAATCTAA
- the rpsE gene encoding 30S ribosomal protein S5 yields MSFDQSTKSDGLQEKLIAVNRHAKVVKGGRIFSFAAGVVVGDGKGRIGFSKRPAREVSVAMQKALEKARRDMLYIELNNHTLYHPLIGRHGATKVIILPAVEGTGIIAGGPMRAIFEVLGIKNVIAKIIGSSNRINVVRATLKALSSMSTPEMIADKRGKSIKEIYE; encoded by the coding sequence ATGAGTTTTGATCAATCAACAAAAAGTGATGGCTTGCAAGAAAAATTAATTGCAGTTAATCGTCATGCTAAGGTCGTCAAAGGTGGACGTATTTTTAGCTTTGCTGCGGGGGTTGTCGTTGGCGATGGCAAAGGGCGTATTGGTTTTAGCAAACGTCCGGCGCGAGAAGTTTCTGTTGCCATGCAAAAAGCCTTGGAAAAAGCCCGACGCGATATGCTTTATATCGAATTGAATAATCATACCTTATATCATCCGTTGATAGGTCGTCACGGAGCAACTAAGGTAATAATACTTCCTGCAGTTGAAGGAACAGGTATTATTGCGGGCGGACCGATGCGCGCAATTTTTGAAGTGTTAGGCATTAAAAATGTCATAGCGAAGATCATTGGATCTTCAAATCGAATTAATGTCGTGCGTGCCACTTTAAAAGCATTGTCAAGTATGTCTACACCTGAAATGATTGCGGATAAACGTGGAAAATCGATTAAAGAAATTTACGAATAA
- the rplR gene encoding 50S ribosomal protein L18 — protein MLDKKLKRKRRATKTRAKIRQLGVARLCVARTSKHIYAQIIVSADRGDKVLVSASTLDKEIKTLGTTGNNIKSATIVGDFIAKRALAVGINQVAFDRSGFKYHGCIKALAEAAREAGLPF, from the coding sequence ATGTTAGACAAGAAGTTAAAACGGAAACGTAGGGCAACTAAGACGCGTGCTAAAATACGTCAACTAGGTGTTGCACGCTTATGTGTGGCACGTACGTCTAAGCATATTTATGCACAAATTATTGTATCAGCCGATCGGGGCGATAAAGTATTAGTAAGTGCGTCTACACTCGATAAAGAAATCAAGACCTTAGGTACTACTGGAAATAATATTAAGTCAGCGACGATAGTTGGTGATTTTATAGCAAAGCGAGCATTAGCGGTTGGAATAAATCAAGTGGCTTTTGATCGTTCAGGTTTTAAGTATCATGGTTGTATCAAGGCATTGGCAGAGGCAGCCCGGGAAGCCGGATTGCCCTTTTAA
- the rplF gene encoding 50S ribosomal protein L6, with product MSRVAKNPINFGDVQVTLDGETLVVKSSKSVLNLKLPKQVNIEIKDKSLQVSPVDESTIADALAGTTRANIANAVEGVVTGFKKVLQLVGVGYRANVQGKKINLTLGFSHPRDYEIPDGITITTPTPTEIVIHGFSKQLVGQVAAEIRQYRPPEAYKGKGVRYANERIKLKETKKK from the coding sequence ATGTCAAGAGTTGCAAAAAATCCAATAAATTTCGGCGATGTGCAAGTTACGCTGGATGGTGAAACACTAGTTGTTAAAAGCAGTAAATCGGTTTTGAATTTGAAGCTGCCTAAACAAGTTAATATTGAAATTAAAGATAAATCTTTACAAGTGAGTCCTGTAGATGAAAGTACAATAGCTGATGCTTTAGCTGGGACTACACGTGCCAATATAGCTAATGCGGTTGAGGGCGTAGTAACGGGATTTAAGAAAGTTCTACAATTAGTAGGTGTGGGTTATAGAGCGAATGTGCAAGGTAAAAAAATTAACCTAACCTTAGGTTTTTCACATCCTAGAGATTATGAAATACCCGATGGAATTACTATTACCACACCAACCCCAACAGAAATAGTCATACACGGTTTTAGTAAGCAATTAGTTGGACAGGTTGCAGCGGAGATACGTCAGTATCGTCCACCGGAAGCTTATAAAGGTAAAGGTGTTCGTTATGCAAATGAACGCATTAAATTAAAAGAAACTAAGAAAAAATAG
- the rpsH gene encoding 30S ribosomal protein S8: protein MQDPIADMLCQIKNAQAIKKPTVSMPSSKIKLAIAKLLKYEGYISDFQCEEKGCRSWLTIFLKYYLDKPVIAALKRVSRPGLRIYRSATELPKVVAGLGIAIISTPKGLMTDRAARALGQGGEVIAIVE, encoded by the coding sequence ATGCAAGATCCTATCGCAGATATGCTCTGCCAAATAAAAAATGCCCAAGCGATTAAAAAGCCAACGGTATCGATGCCTTCGTCAAAAATTAAATTAGCTATTGCTAAGTTGTTAAAATATGAAGGATATATCTCTGATTTTCAATGTGAAGAAAAAGGATGTAGGTCCTGGCTGACAATATTTTTAAAATATTATTTAGACAAACCCGTTATTGCAGCATTAAAACGTGTGAGTCGTCCTGGATTACGCATTTATCGTTCAGCGACTGAGCTACCTAAAGTAGTCGCTGGCTTAGGAATAGCCATAATATCTACTCCTAAGGGATTAATGACTGATAGAGCGGCTCGAGCTTTGGGTCAAGGCGGCGAAGTTATTGCTATCGTTGAATAA
- the rpsN gene encoding 30S ribosomal protein S14: protein MAKKSVIMRQKKRELIVKKYAVKRAELKEIIYSINASDEDKWLAQQKIQLLPRDSSPVRLRNRCRLTGRPRGVYRHFGLSRNMLRLYAMKGELPGLVKSSW, encoded by the coding sequence ATGGCAAAGAAAAGTGTAATTATGCGCCAGAAAAAGCGCGAACTTATTGTTAAAAAATATGCGGTAAAACGTGCTGAATTGAAAGAAATTATTTACAGCATAAATGCATCTGATGAAGATAAGTGGTTGGCACAACAAAAAATTCAATTATTGCCACGTGATTCTTCTCCAGTGCGATTACGTAACCGTTGTCGTTTAACAGGACGACCACGTGGAGTTTATCGGCACTTTGGACTGTCTCGAAATATGCTGCGGCTTTATGCTATGAAAGGTGAGCTCCCAGGATTAGTTAAATCAAGCTGGTAA
- the rplE gene encoding 50S ribosomal protein L5 encodes MARLKEYYLNTVMAQLKQEFAYDSVMEVPRITKITLNMGVGEAAANKKVIDAAVSDMTLIAAQKPIVTKAKKSNAGFKIREEWPIGCKVTLRKNRMYEFLDRLISVAIPRIRDFRGFSPRSFDGRGNYSLGIREQIVFPEIKYDTIDALRGMDITITTTAKTDKEGRALLVAFEFPFKEN; translated from the coding sequence ATGGCAAGGTTAAAAGAATATTATTTAAATACAGTTATGGCGCAGCTTAAGCAAGAATTTGCATATGATAGCGTCATGGAAGTTCCACGTATTACTAAAATCACACTCAACATGGGTGTTGGTGAAGCCGCAGCAAATAAAAAGGTAATTGATGCAGCCGTGTCAGATATGACATTAATTGCTGCACAAAAACCAATAGTTACTAAGGCAAAGAAATCTAATGCGGGCTTTAAAATCAGAGAAGAATGGCCTATTGGCTGTAAAGTAACATTACGAAAAAATCGTATGTACGAGTTTTTAGATCGTTTAATTAGTGTAGCGATACCACGAATTCGAGATTTTCGTGGATTTAGCCCTCGATCTTTTGATGGTCGTGGGAATTATAGTTTAGGAATTCGTGAGCAAATTGTTTTTCCTGAAATTAAATACGATACAATTGATGCTTTACGTGGTATGGATATTACGATTACTACGACCGCTAAAACTGATAAGGAAGGACGAGCTTTATTAGTTGCATTTGAGTTTCCGTTTAAAGAGAATTAA
- the rplX gene encoding 50S ribosomal protein L24, whose translation MRKIRKGDTVIAITGKDKGKQGKILSVCTTKNRARVEGINLVKKHVKPNPQKNVAGGIVSQEALINLTNLALYNPVSKKGDKVGIKKLEDGKMVRIFKSNGELVDI comes from the coding sequence ATGCGTAAAATTAGAAAGGGCGATACAGTCATCGCCATAACCGGTAAAGACAAGGGTAAACAAGGTAAAATATTGAGTGTTTGCACTACTAAGAACCGTGCGCGCGTAGAAGGTATTAACTTAGTAAAAAAACATGTGAAACCTAACCCGCAAAAAAATGTTGCTGGGGGAATTGTATCGCAAGAAGCCTTAATTAATTTAACGAATCTGGCTTTGTATAATCCAGTTTCGAAAAAAGGTGATAAGGTCGGGATAAAAAAACTGGAGGATGGAAAGATGGTACGTATCTTTAAATCCAACGGTGAGCTGGTTGATATCTAA
- the rplN gene encoding 50S ribosomal protein L14, protein MIQMQTKLAVADNSGARSVMCIKVLGGSKRRYAGVGDVIRVSVKDAVPRGKVKKGEVWHAVVVRTKKRVRRGDGSVIRFDSNAVILLTAQLQPLGTRVFGPVPRELRTERFMKIISLASEVL, encoded by the coding sequence ATGATACAAATGCAAACTAAACTGGCTGTGGCAGATAATAGCGGCGCTCGCAGTGTGATGTGTATTAAGGTGCTCGGTGGGTCAAAGCGACGTTACGCGGGAGTTGGAGATGTTATTAGAGTCAGCGTTAAAGATGCTGTACCTCGTGGTAAGGTGAAAAAAGGCGAAGTTTGGCATGCTGTCGTTGTGCGTACTAAAAAAAGAGTACGTAGAGGTGATGGGAGTGTGATACGTTTTGATAGCAATGCTGTTATTTTATTGACAGCACAATTACAACCATTAGGCACGCGGGTTTTTGGTCCTGTTCCTAGAGAATTACGTACCGAACGCTTTATGAAGATTATCTCTTTGGCCTCTGAAGTATTATAA
- the rpsQ gene encoding 30S ribosomal protein S17 translates to MSQAIKVNRTLTGRVISNKMDKTINVSIERKVKHPKYGKYLKRSSKILAHDAENQCQEGDIVIIQEGRPISKRKAWSLVQVVVKSINQQPVPEETTG, encoded by the coding sequence ATGAGCCAAGCTATTAAAGTCAATCGAACCTTAACAGGTCGAGTTATCAGTAATAAGATGGATAAAACCATTAACGTTTCGATAGAACGTAAAGTGAAGCATCCTAAGTACGGAAAGTATTTAAAACGTAGCAGTAAAATTCTTGCTCATGACGCTGAAAATCAATGTCAAGAAGGTGATATCGTTATTATCCAGGAGGGACGCCCGATTTCTAAACGAAAGGCCTGGTCGCTTGTGCAAGTGGTAGTAAAGTCGATAAATCAGCAACCCGTTCCTGAAGAAACGACGGGATAG
- the rpmC gene encoding 50S ribosomal protein L29 has protein sequence MNKKEKIELRNLSIESLKEESFKLGQEKFKLEAQHATHQLTATHRLKAVRRLLATILTILHENIGQKKV, from the coding sequence ATGAATAAAAAAGAAAAGATTGAGTTAAGAAATTTATCCATTGAATCACTTAAGGAAGAAAGTTTTAAGTTAGGACAGGAAAAGTTTAAATTAGAAGCACAGCATGCGACACATCAATTGACTGCAACACATAGATTAAAAGCAGTTCGGCGGTTGTTAGCAACAATATTAACTATTTTACACGAAAACATAGGCCAGAAAAAAGTATGA
- the rplP gene encoding 50S ribosomal protein L16 → MLQPKRTKYRKQFKGRNRGIATRGTEVSFGQFGLKATAAGFITSRQIEAARRALTRHIKRGGKVWIRIFPDKPITKKPLEVRQGKGKGSVEYWVAVIQPGRVLFEMEGISADMARVALKLAAAKLPMTTNFVTRTVL, encoded by the coding sequence ATGTTGCAACCCAAACGAACAAAATATCGTAAGCAGTTTAAAGGGCGTAATCGCGGAATTGCTACACGAGGCACAGAAGTTAGTTTTGGACAATTTGGCTTGAAAGCAACGGCTGCAGGCTTTATTACTTCGAGACAAATTGAAGCAGCGCGCCGCGCCTTAACGCGACACATTAAAAGAGGTGGGAAGGTTTGGATTAGGATATTTCCTGATAAGCCGATTACCAAAAAACCTTTAGAAGTGCGTCAGGGTAAAGGGAAGGGCAGCGTTGAATATTGGGTAGCCGTTATTCAACCCGGTCGCGTTTTATTTGAAATGGAAGGTATATCTGCTGATATGGCTAGAGTGGCTTTAAAATTGGCAGCAGCGAAATTGCCTATGACAACTAATTTTGTTACGCGGACGGTGCTTTAA
- the rpsC gene encoding 30S ribosomal protein S3, which yields MGHKVNPVGIRLGITRTSTARWYAKKSRDYADNLYSDLCARKLIEKALLQAGVSSIQIERAARKSKITISVAKPGIVIGKKGEYIDRLREQLEKIMLVPVRLSVVEVKKPELDAKLVAENIAQQLERRVMFRRAMKRAVQTALRLGALGIKINVSGRLGGAEIARSERYQEGSVPLHTFRADIDYSLAEAQTTYGKLGVKVWIYKGEVFDRSKISNIETTEAKTQFLDDRNQKHYSRRRQPASTKHAVNKEIVDEATR from the coding sequence ATGGGCCATAAGGTTAATCCTGTTGGAATACGTTTAGGTATTACCCGAACATCGACAGCTAGATGGTATGCAAAAAAGTCCCGTGATTATGCGGATAATCTTTACAGTGATTTATGTGCTCGTAAACTTATTGAAAAGGCGCTTTTACAAGCTGGGGTTTCTTCAATACAAATAGAACGCGCAGCCAGAAAATCAAAAATAACGATCTCCGTTGCTAAGCCAGGCATAGTAATCGGAAAAAAGGGTGAATACATCGATCGTTTAAGAGAGCAATTAGAAAAAATTATGCTGGTGCCCGTTCGACTTTCCGTAGTGGAAGTGAAGAAGCCGGAATTAGATGCAAAATTAGTTGCAGAAAATATTGCACAACAATTAGAAAGACGTGTTATGTTTCGTCGTGCTATGAAACGTGCAGTGCAAACGGCCTTACGATTAGGCGCACTTGGAATTAAGATTAATGTTTCGGGACGTTTAGGTGGTGCAGAAATTGCGCGTAGCGAACGCTATCAAGAAGGAAGCGTACCGTTACACACTTTTCGTGCGGACATCGATTACAGTTTAGCAGAAGCGCAAACAACCTATGGCAAATTAGGTGTAAAGGTTTGGATTTATAAGGGTGAAGTTTTTGATCGTTCAAAAATTTCGAATATTGAAACTACTGAAGCTAAAACACAATTTCTTGATGATCGAAATCAAAAGCATTATAGTCGCAGACGTCAACCTGCTAGCACGAAACATGCTGTGAATAAAGAAATTGTAGATGAAGCGACGCGTTAA
- the rplV gene encoding 50S ribosomal protein L22 — MEVAAHLKYARLSPQKCRLVANQVRGQTVEKAMQILTMSVKKNAKAIKKVLESAVANAEHNAGADIDMLKVSTIFVDQGPTLKRMHARAKGRSNRILKPTCHITVKVSDENGEKN, encoded by the coding sequence GTGGAAGTTGCAGCACATTTAAAATACGCACGATTGTCACCGCAAAAATGTCGGTTAGTGGCGAATCAAGTACGCGGTCAAACCGTGGAAAAGGCAATGCAAATCTTGACAATGAGTGTCAAAAAAAATGCTAAGGCGATAAAAAAAGTTTTAGAATCTGCTGTAGCGAATGCAGAACATAATGCTGGAGCTGATATCGATATGCTGAAGGTATCGACAATTTTTGTAGATCAAGGTCCAACTTTAAAGCGTATGCATGCCCGAGCTAAAGGCCGAAGCAACCGCATACTGAAACCAACGTGTCACATTACAGTAAAAGTGTCAGATGAAAATGGGGAGAAAAACTAA
- the rpsS gene encoding 30S ribosomal protein S19, with amino-acid sequence MPRSVKKGPYIQGHLTKKVQAAQAASVKRPIKTWSRSSMILPEMIGLTIAVHNGRDFVPIYITENMIGHKLGEFSITRTFRSHRAADKKAKGADEKK; translated from the coding sequence GTGCCACGCTCAGTAAAAAAAGGTCCATATATACAGGGACATTTAACGAAAAAAGTACAGGCAGCCCAAGCCGCAAGTGTTAAGCGACCTATTAAAACATGGTCACGTAGCTCTATGATTTTGCCTGAAATGATAGGTTTGACTATAGCGGTTCATAATGGTCGTGACTTTGTTCCTATTTATATTACCGAAAATATGATAGGTCACAAATTAGGAGAGTTTTCTATTACACGAACTTTTCGTAGCCATAGAGCAGCTGATAAGAAAGCCAAAGGCGCAGATGAAAAAAAATAG
- the rplB gene encoding 50S ribosomal protein L2 codes for MPSKKANPTSPGRRFVVEISKVGLHKGKPHSSLLAPKPKKGGRNNQGRITTRHQGGGHKQQYRLIDFKRDKEGISGRAERIEYDPNRTAHIALILYPDGERRYILAPNDLKVGMQVNAGPEALIRPGNSLPLRNIPVGTVLHAIELKPGKGAQLARSAGAYVQLIAREGDYATIRLRSGELRKVPVECKASIGVVSNNDHNLRSLGKAGASRWRGIRPTVRGVAMNPVDHPHGGGEGKTSGGRHPVSPTGLPTKGYKTRRNKRDAKMIVQRRKKK; via the coding sequence ATGCCTAGTAAAAAAGCAAATCCTACCTCGCCAGGCCGACGCTTTGTCGTTGAGATATCCAAAGTAGGTCTACATAAAGGTAAGCCGCATAGTAGTTTATTAGCTCCAAAACCTAAAAAGGGCGGGCGCAATAATCAAGGCAGAATTACTACACGTCATCAAGGCGGGGGTCATAAGCAGCAGTATCGCTTAATAGACTTTAAACGTGATAAAGAAGGAATCAGCGGACGTGCTGAAAGGATAGAATACGATCCAAATCGTACTGCGCACATTGCCTTGATTCTATATCCAGATGGTGAGCGTCGTTATATTTTGGCTCCGAACGATCTCAAAGTTGGTATGCAAGTCAATGCTGGGCCGGAGGCTTTGATTCGGCCCGGAAACTCATTGCCTTTGCGCAATATCCCTGTTGGGACTGTATTGCACGCTATTGAACTGAAACCTGGTAAAGGAGCTCAATTGGCACGTAGTGCTGGTGCGTATGTACAGCTCATTGCACGTGAGGGAGATTATGCTACTATACGGCTGCGATCGGGAGAGCTACGAAAAGTACCTGTCGAATGTAAAGCGAGCATAGGTGTTGTCAGTAATAATGATCATAATCTGCGTTCGTTAGGGAAGGCAGGAGCATCCCGTTGGCGTGGAATTCGTCCTACCGTTAGAGGTGTGGCGATGAATCCGGTTGATCACCCGCATGGTGGTGGTGAAGGTAAAACTTCAGGTGGTCGACATCCAGTGAGTCCTACGGGTCTTCCAACCAAAGGTTATAAAACGCGCCGCAATAAACGCGATGCAAAAATGATTGTGCAACGACGTAAGAAGAAATAA
- the rplW gene encoding 50S ribosomal protein L23, translating into MMNSALTQQLRRFKLIQRPHLSEKSTMLADKHRQFVFKVLKNANKSEIKQAVESLFNVKVNAVQLLNVKAKGRRFKQVEGQLKGWKKAYVSLKEGYDIDFTGTK; encoded by the coding sequence ATGATGAACAGTGCCCTAACCCAGCAGTTGCGCCGATTTAAGCTTATTCAACGGCCACATTTATCAGAAAAATCTACGATGCTGGCGGATAAGCATCGGCAGTTCGTGTTTAAAGTATTAAAGAATGCAAATAAGTCAGAAATTAAACAAGCGGTAGAATCATTGTTTAATGTTAAAGTAAATGCCGTTCAACTTTTGAATGTAAAAGCCAAAGGTCGACGCTTTAAACAAGTTGAAGGTCAGTTAAAGGGCTGGAAAAAAGCTTATGTAAGCTTGAAAGAAGGTTATGACATCGATTTTACCGGAACAAAATAG
- the rplD gene encoding 50S ribosomal protein L4 codes for MALVTKNGSNQELQLSETVFGCRFNEPLVHQVVTAYLAGGRQGTRAQKNRAAVSGGGKKPWKQKGMGRARAGTIRSPLWRSGGVTFAASTQDFSQKVNKKMYRAAMRSICSELLRQGRFIVLESFELENAKTRDLVAKLHDLKIDQKVLIVLEEVNENIYLAARNVHKVELTDVEAINPVNLIHYEKILITAPALKQIEELLA; via the coding sequence GTGGCTTTAGTAACAAAGAATGGCTCGAATCAAGAACTGCAGTTGTCAGAAACTGTTTTCGGATGTCGATTTAATGAGCCTTTAGTCCATCAAGTTGTCACTGCTTACTTAGCAGGTGGACGGCAAGGTACGCGTGCGCAGAAAAATCGTGCTGCTGTAAGTGGTGGTGGAAAAAAACCTTGGAAGCAAAAGGGTATGGGTCGTGCAAGAGCAGGTACTATTCGTAGTCCGCTTTGGCGTAGTGGTGGTGTTACTTTTGCGGCAAGTACGCAAGATTTTTCACAAAAAGTAAATAAAAAAATGTATCGTGCAGCGATGCGATCCATTTGTTCAGAGCTTTTACGACAAGGAAGATTTATTGTTTTAGAATCGTTTGAACTCGAAAATGCTAAGACCCGTGATCTAGTTGCAAAACTACATGATCTCAAGATCGACCAAAAAGTTCTTATTGTTCTTGAAGAAGTTAATGAAAATATTTATTTAGCGGCAAGAAATGTACATAAAGTAGAATTAACTGACGTGGAAGCTATTAATCCAGTTAACTTAATTCATTATGAAAAGATATTAATCACAGCGCCTGCTTTAAAACAAATTGAGGAACTCTTAGCATGA
- the rplC gene encoding 50S ribosomal protein L3, giving the protein MTMGLIGRKCGMTQIFAENGSAIPVTLIQILPNRIVQIKTKERDGYKSVQVTTDKKSSSRLNKAEAGHFSKANVEPGKGLWEFQLTDDDSEFLKDLSLGKEITVEQLFKLGTWVDVTGTNKGKGFAGVIKRHHFATQDATHGNSLSHRAPGSIGQRQSPGRVFKGKKMCGQLGNHRCTIQSLEVVKVEPERNLLHIKGAVPGAPGGRVIVKPAVRKKNKRNRG; this is encoded by the coding sequence ATGACAATGGGTTTAATAGGTCGAAAATGTGGTATGACACAGATATTTGCTGAGAACGGTTCAGCAATACCTGTTACGCTCATTCAAATACTGCCTAATCGTATCGTTCAAATTAAAACGAAAGAGCGCGATGGATATAAATCTGTTCAAGTAACCACAGACAAAAAATCTTCTTCACGTCTAAATAAAGCTGAAGCAGGTCATTTTTCTAAGGCCAATGTTGAACCTGGGAAAGGTCTTTGGGAATTTCAATTAACTGACGATGATAGTGAATTTTTAAAGGATTTATCACTAGGAAAAGAGATTACAGTAGAACAATTATTTAAATTAGGCACATGGGTTGATGTAACTGGAACTAATAAAGGTAAAGGATTTGCCGGTGTCATTAAGCGACACCATTTTGCTACGCAAGATGCAACGCATGGTAATTCACTTTCACATCGTGCACCCGGTTCTATAGGTCAGCGTCAATCACCAGGTCGGGTATTCAAAGGGAAGAAAATGTGTGGACAGTTAGGAAATCACCGTTGCACTATTCAATCTCTAGAAGTAGTTAAGGTCGAACCTGAACGGAATTTGCTGCATATAAAAGGAGCGGTACCTGGAGCACCTGGTGGCCGAGTGATTGTTAAACCTGCAGTAAGAAAAAAGAATAAACGAAACCGAGGTTGA
- the rpsJ gene encoding 30S ribosomal protein S10 translates to MSLKSPDLRIVLLAFDHRLIDATTKEIVNSLKRTGAIISPLPLPTHIKKCTLNTSPHVDKDARDQYEIRTHKRLIDVYASTDKTVDALKYLEALPSNVEIQVKIMSDKKEKSEKKDK, encoded by the coding sequence ATGTCTTTAAAAAGCCCAGATTTGCGTATTGTCTTACTTGCGTTTGACCATCGATTAATCGATGCAACAACAAAAGAAATAGTGAATTCATTGAAAAGAACAGGAGCTATTATCTCCCCGCTTCCTTTGCCGACCCATATAAAGAAGTGTACACTTAACACTTCACCTCATGTCGACAAAGATGCCCGGGATCAGTATGAAATACGTACTCATAAACGTTTAATAGACGTTTATGCTTCGACTGATAAAACAGTAGATGCACTCAAATATCTTGAAGCCTTACCTTCTAATGTTGAGATTCAGGTAAAAATTATGAGTGATAAAAAAGAAAAAAGTGAAAAGAAAGATAAGTAA